One Methanolinea sp. DNA window includes the following coding sequences:
- a CDS encoding HDIG domain-containing protein gives MREDGRGAWRQILEEAGCSAGVIRHCEAVRDLALEFYIPGIMDREILLAGAMLHDIGRSRTHDLSHAQAGAEYCREIGLGEEIARIVECHLGAGLTADECTLLRLRPVDCIPGTAEERAVANADNLVSGSRVVGIEERMMRAMYLPRKVRRRIFRLWLEMETFRGLAESARG, from the coding sequence ATGCGTGAGGACGGGCGCGGCGCGTGGAGGCAGATCCTCGAGGAGGCCGGCTGCAGCGCGGGGGTGATCCGGCACTGCGAGGCGGTCCGCGACCTCGCCTTGGAGTTCTACATCCCCGGGATCATGGACCGCGAGATCCTCCTCGCCGGTGCGATGCTCCACGACATCGGGAGGAGCAGGACGCACGACCTCTCCCACGCGCAGGCCGGGGCCGAGTACTGCAGGGAGATCGGGCTTGGGGAGGAGATTGCGAGGATCGTCGAGTGTCACCTCGGCGCTGGCCTGACCGCCGACGAGTGCACACTCCTCCGCCTCCGGCCCGTGGACTGCATCCCGGGGACCGCCGAGGAGAGGGCTGTCGCGAATGCCGATAACCTCGTCTCGGGATCGCGCGTCGTCGGGATAGAAGAGCGGATGATGCGGGCCATGTACCTCCCCCGGAAAGTGCGCAGGCGGATCTTCCGCCTGTGGCTCGAGATGGAGACCTTCAGGGGACTCGCGGAGTCCGCGAGGGGGTGA
- a CDS encoding regulator of amino acid metabolism, contains ACT domain protein: MWSEIIREFSDSPSQAKVVKFLLENGFSVNERGRIACNGLEVPSTQVARATGTDRRVVDATARRILSLPLHRTVFSHMRVTPDLSQVAGHLGLSVMTIYPVDATEKGIVSGAVRVISEAGLSIRQIYVTDPLLSEDPRLVVIIDGDFPPAVIEGVRRLPQVRKIVL; the protein is encoded by the coding sequence ATGTGGTCGGAGATCATCAGGGAATTTTCCGATTCCCCTTCCCAGGCAAAAGTCGTGAAATTCCTCCTCGAGAACGGCTTTTCCGTGAACGAGAGGGGGCGGATTGCGTGCAACGGCCTCGAGGTGCCGTCCACGCAGGTCGCGAGGGCGACCGGGACGGACCGGAGGGTCGTCGACGCGACGGCCCGGAGGATCCTCTCCCTCCCCCTCCACCGCACCGTCTTCTCCCACATGAGGGTGACTCCTGACCTCTCCCAGGTCGCAGGTCACCTGGGCCTCTCCGTGATGACAATCTATCCCGTCGACGCGACCGAGAAAGGGATAGTGAGCGGTGCCGTCCGGGTCATATCAGAGGCGGGGCTCTCCATCCGCCAGATATACGTGACCGATCCCCTCCTCTCCGAGGACCCCCGGCTCGTTGTCATCATCGACGGGGACTTCCCCCCGGCCGTGATAGAGGGTGTCCGCCGCCTCCCCCAGGTGCGAAAGATCGTGCTCTGA